A stretch of the Xiphophorus couchianus chromosome 15, X_couchianus-1.0, whole genome shotgun sequence genome encodes the following:
- the mcm3 gene encoding DNA replication licensing factor MCM3 → MATDTTDDREMREAQRDYLDFLDDDQDQGIYQSKVRDMISENKARLIVNINDLRRRNETRAAKLMSNAFEELLAFQRALKDLVASVDGTYAKQHEEFFIGLQGSFGSKHVSPRTLTSRLLGSMVCVEGIITKCSLVRPKVVRSVHYCPATKKTMERKYTDMTSLDAFPSSAIYPTKDEENNPLETEFGLSIYKDHQTITVQEMPEKAPAGQLPRSVDIILDNDLVDVVKPGDRVQVIGTYRCLPGKKGGFTSGTFRTIMIACHVKQMSKEVSQSFSADDVAKIRNFSRTRSVNVFDQLARSLAPSIHGHDYIKKAILCMLLGGVEKVLENGTRIRGDINVLLIGDPSVAKSQLLRYVLHTAPRAIPTTGRGSSGVGLTAAVTTDQETGERRLEAGAMVLADRGVVCIDEFDKMSDMDRTAIHEVMEQGRVTIAKAGIHARLNARCSVLAAANPVYGRYDQYKTPMENIGLQDSLLSRFDLLFIMLDQMDPEQDREISDHVLRMHRYRDPREQEGAAMALGGSVDVLATDDPDAMTEEHEELQIYEKHNNLLHGSKKKKDKILSKEFMRKYIHVAKIITPVLTEEAANHIAEEYSRLRSQEQLAADVARTSPVTARTLETLIRLSTAHAKARMSKAVELEDTEVAVELVQFAYFKKVLEKEKKRTRKERDSDSEEDDDEEAPPSQRSQRTRKRGRQGSQSSEPYSPYDFSEEQDVPQIQAGTPKPAKPQQQAEEEPMEATSQAEGAELSAERLKEFKSSLFGVFQSAHAQSVKMTKLMEEVNKERESRFTEPEVRAALARMQDDNQVMVADDIIFLI, encoded by the exons ATGGCAACCGACACCACAGATGACCGGGAGATGAGGGAAGCTCAGAGGGACTACCTGGATTTTCTGGACGACGAT CAAGACCAGGGCATTTACCAAAGCAAAGTCCGGGATATGATCAGCGAGAATAAAGCCCGGCTCATCGTGAACATCAACGACCTGAGGAGGCGCAACGAGACCCGGGCTGCGAA ACTGATGAGCAACGCGTTCGAGGAGCTGCTGGCGTTCCAGCGAGCTCTGAAGGACCTGGTGGCCTCGGTGGACGGCACCTACGCCAAGCAGCACGAGGAGTTCTTCATCGGCCTGCAGGGGAGCTTCGGCTCCAAGCACGTCTCCCCACGCACCCTGACCTCCCGTCTGCTGGGCAGCATGGTGTGTGTGGAGGGCATCATCACAAAGT GTTCCCTGGTTCGTCCCAAAGTGGTGCGCAGCGTCCACTACTGTCCTGCCACCAAGAAGACGATGGAGAGGAAGTACACAGACATGACCTCGTTGGACGCCTTCCCCTCCAGCGCCATTTACCCCACTAAG GACGAGGAGAACAACCCTCTGGAGACGGAATTCGGCCTGTCCATCTACAAGGACCACCAGACCATCACGGTGCAGGAGATGCCGGAGAAGGCGCCGGCAGGCCAGCTGCCTCGCTCCGTGGACATCATCCTGGACAACGACCTGGTGGACGTGGTCAAACCGGGAGATCGGGTGCAGGTGATTGGAACGTACCGCTGCCTGCCGGGGAAGAAGGGAGGATTCACCTCCGGCACGTTCAG GACCATCATGATAGCGTGCCACGTGAAGCAGATGAGCAAAGAGGTGTCTCAGTCGTTCTCTGCCGACGATGTGGCCAAGATCAGGAACTTCAGCCGGACCCGCTCTGTG AACGTGTTTGACCAGCTGGCCCGCTCGCTGGCGCCCAGCATCCACGGCCACGACTACATCAAGAAGGCCATCCTCTGCATGCTGCTGGGCGGCGTGGAGAAGGTCCTGGAGAACGGCACGCGTATCCGAGGAGACATCAACGTCCTGCTCATCG GCGACCCATCGGTGGCCAAATCCCAGCTGCTGCGCTACGTCCTCCACACGGCGCCCAGAGCCATCCCCACCACCGGCCGAGGCTCCTCCGGCGTGGGTCTGACCGCTGCCGTCACCACCGATCAGGAGACCG GAGAGCGGCGCCTGGAGGCGGGTGCCATGGTGCTGGCCGACCGCGGCGTGGTGTGCATCGACGAGTTCGACAAGATGTCTGACATGGACCGCACGGCCATCCATGAAGTGATGGAGCAGGGCCGGGTCACTATCGCCAAGGCTGGCATCCACGCCCGGCTCAACGCCCGCTGCTCCGTGCTGGCAGCAGCCAACCCGGTCTACGGCAGG TACGACCAGTACAAAACCCCCATGGAGAACATCGGCCTGCAGGACTCGCTGCTGTCGCGTTTCGACCTGCTCTTCATTATGCTGGACCAGATGGACCCCGAGCAGGACCGCGAGATCTCGGACCACGTGCTGAGGATGCACCGTTACCGCGACCCCCGCGAGCAGGAGGGAGCAG CCATGGCGCTGGGCGGGTCGGTGGACGTGCTGGCTACGGATGACCCGGACGCCATGACGGAGGAGCACGAGGAGCTGCAGATTTACGAGAAACACAACAACCTGCTACATGGaagcaagaagaagaa GGATAAAATTTTGAGTAAAGAGTTCATGAGGAAGTACATCCATGTCGCTAAGATTATCACCCCTGTGCTGACCGAGGAAGCAGCCAATCACATCGCAGAGGAGTACTCCCGGCTGAGGAGTCAGGAGCAGCTGGCGGCCGATGTCGCCCGG ACCTCTCCTGTGACGGCCCGTACTCTAGAGACCCTGATCCGCCTCTCCACGGCGCACGCCAAGGCCCGCATGAGCAAGGCGGTGGAGCTGGAGGACACGGAGGTTGCCGTGGAGCTGGTCCAGTTCGCCTACTTTAAGAAG GttctggagaaggagaagaagcgCACGAGGAAGGAGCGCGACTCTGACTCAGAGGAAGATGACGACGAAGAGGCGCCTCCCAGTCAACGCTCGCAAAGAACTCGGAAGAG GGGGCGCCAAGGCTCTCAGAGTAGCGAGCCCTACAGCCCGTATGACTTCAGTGAAGAACAAGATGTCCCTCAGA TTCAAGCTGGCACCCCAAAACCAGCCAAACCCCAGCAACAGGCGGAGGAGGAACCCATGGAGGCCACGTCACAAGCTGAAGGTGCCGAACTCTCAGCTGAGAG GCTGAAGGAGTTCAAGTCGTCTCTGTTCGGCGTTTTCCAGTCAGCTCATGCGCAGTCTGTGAAAATGACGAAGCTCATGGAAGAGGTCAACAAAGAGCGGGAGAGCCGCTTCACGGAGCCCGAGGTCCGTGCCGCCCTGGCCCGCATGCAGGATGACAACCAGGTCATGGTGGCCGACGACATCATCTTCCTCATCTGA